A window of Apodemus sylvaticus chromosome 9, mApoSyl1.1, whole genome shotgun sequence contains these coding sequences:
- the Nppc gene encoding C-type natriuretic peptide: MHLSQLIACALLLALLLLRPSEAKPGTPPKVPRTPPGEELADSQAAGGNQKKGDKTPGGGGANLKGDRSRLLRDLRVDTKSRAAWARLLHEHPNARKYKGGNKKGLSKGCFGLKLDRIGSMSGLGC; encoded by the exons ATGCACCTCTCCCAGCTGATCGCCTGTGCCCTGCTGCTCGCGCTTCTCTTACTCCGGCCCTCCGAAGCCAAGCCCGGGACACCACCAAAG GTCCCGAGAACCCCGCCAGGGGAGGAGCTGGCGGATTCCCAGGCAGCTGGTGGCAATCAGAAAAAGGGGGACAAGACTCCAGGCGGCGGGGGAGCCAATCTCAAGGGAGACCGATCGCGACTGCTCCGGGACCTGCGAGTGGACACCAAGTCCCGGGCGGCTTGGGCCCGCCTTCTGCACGAGCACCCCAACGCGCGCAAATACAAAGGCGGCAACAAGAAGGGCTTGTCCAAAGGCTGCTTTGGCCTCAAGCTGGACCGGATCGGCTCCATGAGCGGTCTGGGATGTTAG